TCTTAACAAAAACGACCTCGTTTTGCTGTTAAAAAACACTTTTAATCTGAAAGAGGGGAAAAGGGAAAATCAAAACTGAAATTAGGGTTCTTGCTGTTCTCTCTATCTCACTCTCACGAAGCTCAAAAGACGAATTGAAGAGAAGAAACAGGTATGTTTCTTGGTTGAATTTATATAACAGAACTGAGTTTTGGGTATGGATAATTATTCATTGTTGTATAGATGGCTCAAAGTGCAAGCTCATCTTCGATTGTGTACAAGAATGAAGATGGGATCTTGTGTAAGTGCAACGGGTTAGCAAGGATTGAACAAGCCTGGACTGAAGACAATCCTGGACGCCGGTTCTATACTTGTAAAAGTCGCATCAGAAAAGAAGCTTGTGGTTTTTTTCGTTGGTACGACGTTGAGAAGCCGCATGGATGGCAACATCTGGCTTTGTGTGAGGCAAGGGATACCATGAAAGGGCAGAAAGAGGAGATTAAGTACTTAAGAGATGTTGTTAAGGCACTTTCTCATGAGAAAGAAAGTGATCATCCGAGCTCAACTGATGAGGACCTGAAGCTAAGCCGTGAAGAATGTGAGTCTCTAAGGCGTGAAGTGGAGATACTGAACGAGAGGAGCAGGGTGTATCGGAATGTCCTGATAACTTCAACTGTCGGGTTTGTTGTGGTTCTTGGAGTGATTGTGTCGATGGGGAAGTAGTGTTATGAGGAAGATGTCGATGGGggagttttttttaatgaagATTTCGATCGGGGAGT
The Raphanus sativus cultivar WK10039 unplaced genomic scaffold, ASM80110v3 Scaffold2380, whole genome shotgun sequence genome window above contains:
- the LOC108850125 gene encoding uncharacterized protein LOC108850125, with product MAQSASSSSIVYKNEDGILCKCNGLARIEQAWTEDNPGRRFYTCKSRIRKEACGFFRWYDVEKPHGWQHLALCEARDTMKGQKEEIKYLRDVVKALSHEKESDHPSSTDEDLKLSREECESLRREVEILNERSRVYRNVLITSTVGFVVVLGVIVSMGK